A stretch of Metabacillus sp. FJAT-52054 DNA encodes these proteins:
- a CDS encoding S41 family peptidase produces the protein MNKNVKLLLIILLTAVISSGLTLTLAKPETIVQEKEVQQNPDFAKLVDTYEKLEQKYYQRTDKVKMIDGAINGMVESLGDPYSAYMNAEDSKSFNETISSSFEGIGAELQEIDGQVMIVSPIKGSPAEKAGLKPKDKIVKVNGKSVKGKTVNDTVALIRGEKGTAVKIGIERGGSHELEFSITRDEIPIETVYTNVTDDNIGRIQITTFSERTAADFSKAVKDLEEKEVKGIVIDLRQNPGGLMDQAIKMSEMFIPEGKNILQVENKDGSREAYRSENKNPITIPAVVVVDEGTASAGEIMAAALNESADIPLFGEKTFGKGTIQTAEKYKDGSSIKFTIAKWLTPGGTWVHKKGIEPGEKVSLPAYAKLPYLDPSKMLKQGDASKEVKTAQAFLNALGYSTEENGVFDSKMKTAVMNYQKDYKLKQTGTIEKDTTVSMLTSLQELIKKHDTQMNKAIEALKK, from the coding sequence TTGAACAAAAATGTAAAGCTGCTGTTAATCATCCTTTTAACAGCCGTTATAAGCTCAGGATTGACTTTGACTTTGGCCAAGCCAGAGACAATTGTGCAGGAAAAAGAAGTGCAGCAAAACCCGGATTTTGCAAAATTAGTGGATACATATGAAAAACTGGAACAAAAATATTATCAGAGAACAGATAAGGTGAAAATGATTGATGGTGCAATCAACGGAATGGTGGAATCCCTTGGCGATCCTTACAGCGCTTATATGAATGCAGAGGATTCGAAGAGCTTTAATGAGACAATTTCCTCTTCCTTTGAAGGAATTGGGGCAGAACTCCAGGAAATTGATGGACAAGTCATGATTGTTTCCCCTATTAAAGGATCTCCTGCAGAAAAAGCAGGTTTAAAGCCGAAAGATAAAATTGTTAAGGTAAATGGGAAAAGTGTTAAGGGCAAGACCGTTAATGATACGGTCGCCTTAATAAGAGGAGAAAAAGGAACAGCGGTTAAAATCGGTATTGAACGCGGCGGCTCCCATGAGCTTGAATTTTCAATCACGAGAGATGAAATTCCAATTGAAACGGTTTACACAAATGTTACGGACGACAACATTGGCCGCATCCAGATTACCACTTTTTCAGAAAGAACAGCAGCTGACTTCAGCAAAGCAGTTAAGGATCTGGAAGAAAAAGAAGTAAAAGGAATTGTGATTGACCTCCGGCAAAACCCAGGCGGTTTAATGGATCAGGCAATCAAGATGAGCGAAATGTTTATACCTGAAGGAAAAAACATTCTTCAGGTTGAAAACAAGGATGGCTCCAGAGAAGCATACCGCTCAGAAAATAAAAACCCTATTACCATTCCTGCCGTAGTGGTAGTCGATGAAGGAACGGCGAGTGCAGGCGAAATTATGGCCGCAGCTCTGAACGAGTCTGCCGATATTCCTCTTTTCGGTGAAAAAACATTTGGAAAAGGGACGATTCAGACAGCAGAAAAATACAAGGATGGTTCTTCCATTAAATTTACCATTGCAAAATGGCTTACACCCGGAGGGACATGGGTTCATAAAAAAGGAATTGAACCAGGTGAAAAAGTTTCTCTTCCTGCGTATGCAAAACTTCCATATTTAGATCCTTCCAAGATGCTGAAACAGGGTGACGCATCAAAAGAAGTCAAAACGGCACAAGCCTTCCTTAATGCTCTAGGGTACAGCACAGAAGAAAACGGAGTATTTGATTCGAAGATGAAAACAGCTGTAATGAACTATCAAAAAGATTACAAGCTGAAACAAACCGGAACGATTGAAAAGGATACGACAGTATCGATGCTGACTTCTTTACAGGAGCTCATTAAGAAACATGATACGCAAATGAACAAAGCAATTGAAGCTTTAAAAAAATAA
- a CDS encoding class I SAM-dependent methyltransferase: MPDYLNMISSLGIAGAHPGGLQLTKQVLSELNLPFPCRILDAGCGTGQTLLYLSGLGYDAAGIDADQRMVQKAKTRLSGDSVPVVQGSLEQMSFDSSRFEAVLCESVLSFTNLNASLNECRRVLTDGGILVAVEVTLEKPADPASFSEITGFYGFQALQTEDEWVSRFENSGFTNIRSLAKEDFTFDDEEPNHDVDMDDTVEPATFQILNRHQEMLQKYGTFLGYRVFLANK; this comes from the coding sequence TTGCCAGACTATTTAAATATGATTTCATCATTAGGCATAGCAGGAGCCCATCCAGGCGGTCTGCAGCTCACCAAACAAGTTCTTTCAGAATTGAATCTTCCCTTTCCGTGCCGGATATTGGACGCTGGATGCGGCACTGGCCAGACTCTTCTCTATCTTTCCGGATTAGGATATGATGCTGCAGGTATTGATGCCGATCAGCGAATGGTCCAAAAAGCCAAAACACGGCTGTCTGGTGATTCCGTTCCTGTTGTTCAAGGCAGTCTGGAACAAATGAGTTTTGACAGCAGCCGGTTTGAAGCAGTATTGTGCGAATCCGTCCTATCCTTTACAAATTTGAATGCCTCATTAAATGAATGCCGACGCGTCCTCACTGATGGAGGTATTTTGGTCGCTGTGGAGGTCACCCTTGAAAAGCCTGCCGATCCAGCATCTTTCTCAGAAATAACCGGATTTTATGGATTTCAAGCACTTCAAACAGAGGATGAGTGGGTTTCGCGGTTTGAAAATAGCGGATTTACAAATATACGGAGCTTGGCAAAAGAGGATTTCACATTCGATGATGAAGAGCCTAATCATGATGTCGATATGGATGATACAGTGGAGCCGGCCACATTTCAGATTCTAAACAGACATCAGGAAATGCTGCAAAAATACGGCACTTTCCTAGGCTACCGGGTGTTTTTAGCAAATAAATAA
- a CDS encoding mismatch-specific DNA-glycosylase has product MERPMDLLDYGLKILFTGFNPSIQSGLTGHHYANRTNRFWKILFEAGLTDRIYQPEEDYTLLEKGFGFTNIVHRPTKNALEITKQEYAEGRLELMDKIKIYQPGIVCFVGKGVYLQYRSAKKAPWGFQKDPLISGVREFAAPSSSGLVRMKTEEIVSIYKMISEHI; this is encoded by the coding sequence ATGGAAAGACCGATGGATTTGCTTGATTATGGCTTGAAGATTCTTTTTACAGGATTTAATCCAAGTATTCAATCGGGCTTGACTGGACATCATTATGCGAATCGGACAAACCGTTTCTGGAAAATTCTTTTTGAAGCAGGTCTTACGGACCGAATTTATCAGCCGGAAGAGGATTATACTCTTTTGGAAAAAGGGTTCGGGTTTACAAACATTGTCCACAGGCCGACAAAAAATGCTTTGGAGATTACGAAACAGGAATATGCAGAAGGCAGGCTGGAATTAATGGATAAAATAAAAATCTATCAGCCTGGCATTGTATGTTTTGTGGGAAAAGGTGTATATCTTCAGTACAGAAGTGCGAAAAAAGCTCCTTGGGGATTCCAGAAAGATCCGCTAATCAGCGGAGTAAGGGAGTTCGCTGCACCTTCTTCAAGCGGACTTGTACGAATGAAGACCGAAGAAATTGTTTCCATTTACAAAATGATCAGTGAGCATATTTAA
- a CDS encoding M15 family metallopeptidase, with amino-acid sequence MKKRLAYAIVPLVIFSGACTFPMADNKQAEKVEQPSSKTKSETSDVMVLEGKYFNAIEAVNGKKVISNPDNLLVLVNKHNTLPGHYEPKDLTVPNVPFSFGDADIPQKYVREPAARALESLFKGAKDSNLELFAVSGYRSYDRQENILNQEIAAKGEEKAEEAVASPGQSEHQTGLAMDISSKSVNMELVKEFGDTPEGKWVKENAYKYGFVVRYLNDKVAVTEYKFEPWHLRYVGKKTAKTLHDKNLTLEEYFDQVKKL; translated from the coding sequence ATGAAAAAAAGGCTCGCCTATGCTATTGTACCGCTGGTTATTTTCTCAGGCGCATGCACATTTCCAATGGCAGATAACAAACAGGCTGAAAAAGTGGAACAACCTTCTTCAAAAACCAAAAGCGAGACCTCTGATGTAATGGTACTCGAAGGAAAATATTTTAATGCGATTGAAGCGGTGAATGGGAAAAAAGTGATTTCTAATCCTGATAATCTTCTCGTTTTAGTAAATAAGCACAACACTCTTCCCGGACATTATGAACCTAAGGATTTGACTGTCCCTAATGTACCGTTCTCGTTCGGTGATGCCGACATTCCCCAGAAATATGTGAGAGAACCGGCCGCCAGGGCTCTTGAATCGCTATTCAAGGGTGCAAAGGACAGTAATTTGGAATTATTTGCGGTTTCGGGATACCGTTCCTATGATAGACAGGAAAATATCCTAAACCAGGAAATTGCAGCTAAAGGGGAAGAAAAAGCGGAGGAAGCTGTTGCATCCCCAGGCCAAAGTGAGCATCAAACAGGACTTGCAATGGATATTTCCAGCAAAAGTGTCAATATGGAGCTTGTGAAGGAATTTGGAGATACCCCTGAAGGCAAATGGGTCAAAGAAAATGCTTATAAGTACGGTTTTGTTGTACGTTACTTGAATGATAAAGTTGCGGTTACGGAATATAAATTTGAACCGTGGCATTTAAGATATGTAGGGAAGAAAACGGCTAAAACTCTTCATGACAAAAACCTGACCCTTGAGGAATATTTTGACCAGGTAAAAAAATTATAG
- the deoD gene encoding purine-nucleoside phosphorylase: MSVHIGAKEGQIAETILLPGDPLRAKYIAETFLDNPECYNEVRGMLGFTGTYKGERISVQGTGMGVPSISIYVNELISSYNVQQLIRVGTCGAIQKDVKVRDVILAMSASTDSQMNRITFGGVDYAPTADFDLLKRAYDAGIAKGLQLRAGSVFTADMFYNENAELEKWARYGILAIEMESSALYTIAAKFGRKALSVLTVSDHILTGEETTSEERQSTFNEMIEVALEAAIQK; this comes from the coding sequence ATGAGCGTACATATAGGAGCTAAAGAAGGACAAATTGCGGAAACGATCCTGCTGCCAGGAGACCCGCTGAGGGCCAAATACATTGCAGAGACATTCCTTGATAATCCGGAATGCTATAATGAAGTCCGCGGGATGCTAGGGTTTACAGGCACTTATAAAGGGGAACGGATTTCGGTTCAGGGAACAGGAATGGGCGTTCCGTCGATATCCATTTATGTAAATGAACTAATTTCAAGCTATAATGTTCAGCAGCTGATTCGTGTGGGCACATGCGGAGCAATTCAAAAGGACGTTAAAGTTAGAGACGTCATTCTCGCTATGAGTGCATCTACTGATTCGCAAATGAACCGCATCACTTTTGGCGGAGTGGATTATGCTCCAACTGCAGACTTTGATCTATTAAAGAGAGCATATGATGCAGGAATCGCGAAAGGACTTCAGCTCCGCGCAGGAAGCGTATTTACAGCGGATATGTTCTACAACGAAAATGCTGAGCTGGAGAAATGGGCAAGATATGGAATACTCGCTATAGAAATGGAATCCTCCGCACTATACACAATTGCTGCAAAATTTGGACGGAAAGCATTATCTGTTCTTACGGTAAGCGACCACATTCTGACTGGTGAGGAAACGACATCTGAAGAGCGTCAATCTACGTTCAATGAAATGATTGAAGTAGCCTTGGAGGCTGCTATTCAAAAATAG
- a CDS encoding YodL domain-containing protein, with protein sequence MKDQLLMVKRKLRMMDISIFQTQVSGDTKGYKLVYSFKTEAKDHQDALEKTFRLFNVHDTVPADYTARFIQTGDILFIDEGRRGQEYYRLHSGGWKKINRIHVR encoded by the coding sequence ATGAAAGATCAGCTGCTTATGGTAAAAAGAAAACTGCGCATGATGGACATATCTATTTTTCAGACTCAGGTCTCAGGTGATACAAAAGGCTATAAGCTGGTGTACAGTTTTAAAACCGAAGCGAAAGATCATCAAGATGCTTTGGAGAAAACCTTTAGACTATTTAATGTTCATGATACGGTTCCGGCTGATTATACCGCCAGATTTATACAAACAGGCGACATTCTGTTTATAGATGAAGGCAGAAGGGGTCAGGAATACTATAGGCTTCATTCTGGAGGATGGAAAAAGATTAATCGTATTCATGTGAGGTAA
- a CDS encoding phosphatase PAP2 family protein has translation MKDIRNTALLLIIFIVLAAIYDSSWYTPADQWMVKFFEYNRASWYTDYFIFFTEFGSGKTIFPLLIVLSILLAYKKRALEAMFLFICFTGSRLFNWLLKNGFDRERPSFNPLMEENTYSFPSGHAMNSAAIFAFSGYLLIRFFPKYRPIITAVMIFFVISISVSRVYIGVHYVSDITAGICAGLIWFIALKRLYERASHNFRQK, from the coding sequence ATGAAAGACATCAGGAATACAGCTCTTTTGCTCATAATCTTTATCGTGCTGGCTGCTATTTATGACTCAAGCTGGTATACGCCTGCCGATCAGTGGATGGTCAAATTTTTTGAATACAACCGGGCTTCATGGTACACAGATTATTTTATTTTCTTTACCGAATTTGGTTCAGGAAAAACGATTTTTCCTTTATTGATTGTCTTATCCATCCTTCTTGCCTATAAAAAGCGGGCATTAGAAGCAATGTTCTTATTCATATGCTTTACTGGCTCAAGGCTGTTTAATTGGCTTTTGAAAAATGGATTTGACAGAGAAAGACCATCGTTCAATCCATTAATGGAAGAAAATACGTACAGCTTCCCAAGCGGCCATGCCATGAACTCAGCTGCTATTTTTGCATTTTCCGGTTACCTCCTTATCCGGTTCTTTCCGAAATACCGCCCGATTATTACAGCGGTTATGATATTCTTTGTTATCAGCATATCAGTCAGCAGAGTGTACATCGGCGTTCACTATGTTTCGGACATAACCGCGGGTATCTGTGCAGGTCTGATCTGGTTTATTGCCCTGAAAAGATTATATGAACGCGCCAGTCATAATTTTCGACAAAAATAG
- a CDS encoding sporulation protein, whose product MSFFNKVFASVGIGAAKVDTRLHDVNVRAGEDVQGIVAIKGGKTEQEIAEIYLSVMTNYVKESDDKKYTQTAVISKVKINEPFVIMPDEHKEIPFRFVLPSDTPVTYGQSKIWIHTGLEIKNAVDPTDQDAIHVHPGALQQKIFDTLGELGFQLRNAENEAASARLRRRLPFVQEFEFFPYQGPFRGKLDELDVVFTDVTDERVEMVLEIDRKARGLSGLFSEMLETDETAVRMSVTKHDLPQLTGILKQTIQRFS is encoded by the coding sequence ATGTCTTTTTTTAACAAAGTATTTGCAAGCGTTGGAATTGGTGCAGCGAAAGTGGATACCCGTCTGCATGACGTAAATGTAAGGGCAGGGGAAGATGTTCAGGGAATTGTCGCGATTAAAGGCGGTAAAACAGAGCAGGAAATTGCGGAAATTTACCTTTCCGTCATGACCAATTACGTTAAGGAATCAGATGACAAAAAATACACCCAGACAGCGGTTATTTCAAAAGTGAAAATTAATGAACCGTTCGTCATCATGCCGGATGAACATAAAGAAATTCCGTTCCGCTTTGTATTGCCGTCAGATACTCCTGTTACATACGGTCAGTCAAAAATTTGGATTCACACAGGCCTTGAAATTAAAAATGCGGTTGATCCGACTGACCAGGATGCCATCCATGTACACCCGGGTGCTCTCCAGCAGAAAATTTTTGATACCCTTGGTGAGCTTGGATTTCAGCTGAGAAATGCAGAAAACGAAGCGGCATCTGCAAGATTAAGAAGGCGGCTTCCATTCGTTCAAGAATTTGAATTTTTCCCGTATCAAGGTCCATTCAGAGGGAAATTGGATGAGTTGGATGTCGTTTTTACCGATGTGACGGATGAACGGGTTGAAATGGTCCTTGAAATTGACAGAAAAGCAAGAGGGCTGTCCGGTCTGTTCTCAGAAATGCTTGAAACAGATGAAACAGCTGTTAGAATGTCGGTAACAAAACATGATCTTCCCCAGCTGACTGGTATTCTTAAACAAACGATCCAGCGTTTCAGCTAA
- a CDS encoding protein kinase, with protein MNAIELKKGFVLKGKYEIESKTGEGGYGIAYKARKINDGGTVLIKQARNRKRKTSHSFEMESLILRSLKNIQIPELYEQFVVDRHMYLAMEFKNGRTFEELIFDEGHVYTEEQSIAILAKITAILASIHERGIVHRDLRIPNILLDGQDIHIIDFGLARNIGDKQKFSFFKKKKRYREISFISDFYALGHFLLFLLYSGYSAREEKEKPWEEELNIDSGTRLILRRMLQIDSPYERIDELQKDLHNQRN; from the coding sequence ATGAACGCAATCGAACTCAAAAAGGGATTTGTGCTGAAAGGTAAATATGAGATCGAGTCTAAGACGGGGGAAGGCGGCTACGGAATCGCCTATAAAGCCCGGAAAATCAATGACGGCGGCACAGTGCTTATTAAGCAGGCTAGAAACCGAAAGCGCAAAACAAGTCATTCCTTTGAAATGGAATCCTTAATTCTTCGATCCTTAAAAAATATACAAATTCCTGAGCTGTATGAGCAATTCGTTGTCGACCGGCATATGTATCTTGCAATGGAATTTAAAAATGGGCGAACGTTTGAAGAATTGATTTTTGATGAGGGTCATGTGTATACAGAAGAGCAGTCTATAGCTATTCTTGCAAAAATCACGGCAATTTTAGCCTCTATTCATGAGCGCGGAATTGTGCACAGGGATTTACGGATTCCAAATATTTTGCTTGATGGCCAGGATATTCATATTATCGATTTTGGTCTGGCTAGAAACATAGGGGATAAACAAAAATTCAGTTTCTTTAAAAAGAAAAAGAGATACAGAGAGATCTCATTTATAAGCGATTTCTATGCTTTAGGGCACTTTCTGCTTTTCTTGCTTTATTCCGGCTACTCTGCGAGAGAGGAGAAGGAAAAGCCCTGGGAAGAGGAATTGAATATTGATTCAGGAACCCGGCTTATCCTGCGAAGAATGCTTCAGATTGATTCTCCGTATGAAAGAATAGATGAGCTTCAAAAAGATCTTCATAACCAAAGAAATTAG